Proteins from one Salmo salar chromosome ssa07, Ssal_v3.1, whole genome shotgun sequence genomic window:
- the LOC106609214 gene encoding cytochrome c oxidase assembly factor 6 homolog, with amino-acid sequence MSAPNSNQRKACWGARDELWKCLDDNQDNASSCEKFQKEFEASCPAQWVKHFTKRRDFLKYKDKMQTEGFEPADGPKESRS; translated from the exons ATGTCAGCCCCTAACTCGAACCAGAGAAAAGCATGCTGGGGCGCTAGGGACGAGCTGTGGAAGTGCCTTGATGATAACCAGGACAATGCCTCCTCCTGTGAGAAGTTCCAGAAAGAGTTTGAGGCGAGCTGTCCTGCTCAGTGG GTGAAACACTTCACCAAGAGGAGAGACTTTTTGAAGTACAAGGACAAGATGCAGACGGAGGGCTTTGAGCCTGCTGACGGGCCTAAAGAGTCACGGTCCTAG